Below is a genomic region from Pleuronectes platessa chromosome 18, fPlePla1.1, whole genome shotgun sequence.
tgaaagtcttcatacatattattttcctggagaaactgaCAAAGCTGTCTTTTTCTAAGATGTTAcaggaaggggagattagattttgttctgtaattggctaaaacctctgtaattttgtaggaatgggatctaagatacaggttgttggtttagaacctgagattatttttgaTAAACTGATCAcatgtgatcagagagaagctgtctaaataatgggtaggattctcagccgtttctgagatttctgttgTTGGTAGGGTAtaagtgccaattgagggcaggggatggttgattttatttcttaaagttcgaattttatcattaaaaatggTCATAaatatattgctatttagggatcgaggaatactggtttaggtggaggtgtgactctctgtcagcctggctacagtgctgaagagaaacttgggattgtttttattcttttctattagttttgaatagtaggcagctcttgctttgtggagggtATTTTTATATGCTTTAACACTACTCTTCCAGTCTAGGAGATTTTCAACACGGTTGCTGGATTGCCACTTCCTTTCCAGTTTTCTTGATACTTGTTTTAACTCATGTGATTttggaattataccacggagctaatttactatgttttacattttagaggcgctattgagtctaattgtattgagtctgcagagctatcgacgagatgATCAATCTCAGTGGAGCTAGGGTTTTTAATGAATTTGTTTATATCGACGggtaatacgggtttaaatgtaatcggaattatttccttaaatttagctacagcactaacaggtaaattttttttttattaatggcatatattcagataattaaaaaaatcgaaggttattaaattatggtctgatagaattAGATTGCGCGGaagacaccgtatgataatacaagagTCAAGGGTCGTACaatcaacatttatttaacaggaTAGACAGGAAATTAGATAAatgcaaatataaaatgttttttggtAGGCTACATTCTACTTTTATGTACATGTGCCAGAGCTAGATGTTCGTCAACTTTTGCATCAGTGAGACAActcctgtgttgttttttgttcattttcatcacagagaaaagcTGCTCACACAGGTATGCAGTGTTGTGCCAGTTCACGGTTccaaatatgtttatttgctCCATTTATTATTGGGATGTGTtaagttattaatcgatggtgtTGGATCATAAATGTcgtcactcacgttcatcaaatgaaaacatcttttCAGTTAATCGTTCACGATGCGGGCCAGTTACGATCAAATAATGGCGTGCCGGATATGATTGTACCACAGGCCGGAAGTGGCATGTCTGCTCTAATCCCTAATCCTATGTTCTTTGTCTGTCTTCCCTAATGTCCATTTCTCCTTCCCTCTTTTGCTagctctctctgtcttcatggTGATGAGGTCGTTTACCTGGGGTCCCACTTGGTGGTGCCTGGGGTTGTTCAACGTAAACCTgaatccatatatatatatatacacacaaaaacattttgggggggggtgttgttaAATAGCTGAGGCAAATGTGAGTTAGGTTCAGATTTTCAGATGTCCTGAGTCTACATTCTGTACATTGATTTTGTAtacaaaaaaagataattaGATAACGCACTGAGGAAAATGTAAGGAAAAGTATTTATGTGTCATCATTTCATGCATCATATAAAAAGAATCATCTAGAAATCAGGATTTCTGTGTATATGTCATCAGAAGTGTGGAGTAGATTGGACagtgtatgtccgagatacaaaAACTTAATGTTTCATGGGGATTCAGTaagtggcgctatgaccctgacaTATTTTTGACACATGGAACTTTTCAGTCCCGGATTCTGATCACTTTCTGATAAAGTTTGACATAATTGTTGTCAATGGACAAGGAGGAATTAATTAAAGTATAAGCGATCAAAAACCAAGACGTTTCtgttgtgattttaagtcatgatttcaaTCCAGATGTCATCAGGGGCGGTGTGCcctagtggttagagtggtagctctccaacaagaaggtttcaaaccccactctcacccatctgcatgccgaagtgtccttggcaagataatgaacccctaaatggcccctcatatatgttgagtgtactaattgtaagtcgctttggacaaaagcgtcagccaaatgacatgtaatgtaatcagGCCAGGTCTGGAGTCAATTGGCCATGCATGTCCAAAATACGTCACACTCTGTGATGAAAACTCAAAGATCAAGGTAGTTTCCATCTTATTAAGATGATACTCACTGattttgaagttgatctgatgaaagctgtaagAGGAGTTTCTTAAAATACAGAACAtgtaaaatggccactaaattcTTAATGgctgacttcctgttgcgttaatCTAATTGGTGGCAGGGACCTTTTtctgtctggtcatgatacacgtgTGTACCCAATTTTGTGAAGATTGGTTCAAATAGACGGAATTGCTGTGTTTTAGGGGGCGATGTTGAGCAATATTGCCACAACCATTTCGTGAATAATCAAACGAAAAGCAATAGGGCCTTCACAATGTTCCAATAGTTCACCAAAACTTGGTCTGTTTTATTAGGCATATTATGAAGGGTtcataaaataaagtgaatatTCTGTATGATGCTGTTCAGCATTCTCTGCTAATCTCTGCTATAATTAAATTTGGGGTGGGCGATATATATCCAATATACTCGATGCATCACAGGTTGTACCACGAGCGATGTATAAAATTATTGTATCACGACCATCGAGTATAATTGTTCACGTGAATGTTTTAAGCCATCAGCATGAAATTCTCTTTGAGATTCGCTTCTCTCGCTGTCTTCTTAAGCCCATCTCTTAGCAGACTGCTCACTCCCACCGCCCTTCCAGAAATTCTGAAATTTACAGTTTGTTCATATTCTTGTTGACCGCTGAACCGAATTAATCAGTTTACAAATGATGACCTTGAACGGTTTTCACTCCAGAAAGAGTGGACGCTTGTGTGTGCTCTTGAAGCGAGTTGgagtacacaaacacaggccCCGGGGGCTCCGCCCCAACTCACTCACTTGCTATGAGCTGAGAGGAAGttcattaattaatacagaGACCATGTGTAGCATTTTACTTTTGCTATATAGGGTTGGCCGATTGGATTTAAAGAATATATGTACTCACAGTATACCTATTTTGTAGACAAGATGTTATCTAAACGGTGTGCATTCTTACCTCTATACCCAGTCTTTCATACATGACAGCcaacttctcctcttcttcagtgtCTCCTTTAGTATAtccatcctcttctctctctgtatgGCTACACAGAGTGGTAGGATGCAGAAGAGGTAGCTCCACAGGCTTTTCATCAAGTCCAATACCCAGCCTCTTAGATTTCAGCTCACTGCAAGCCACAGGTTCTGTGCCCGGACAATGGAAGCAATAATAGTGGGAGCCGCACACGAACGGTGCAGGACACCTCTCCGCTTCAAACAGGCTCCTAAAACAGCCTTGTTTTCTCGTTATAGCATCGGTTCGTTCTTTCTTAAAGCTGTCCATGCTGATATCATCCTCTCTGCTGCCATTCACCATGGTTAGGGGAAAGGAGAACTCAGAGGATTTGTGAGCCCCCAGAGCAAGGATCTCTCTGAGtttaatgtgactgaatagagggATTTCCAGCAGGGTGTGGAGACCATCTGACTCACCCTGTTgcaacagcacacacactctgagaaaCTCCTCCAAGTCCTCCTCATAGTAGCCTTCTCTCTGAAGATGGCTGACATTGTGGAATGGGTGGGAGAGCACTGGCTGCTTAATGTTCTGATATCGCAGGCTGTTGGGGGGTTCCAGGGCCCATGATGCACTGCTCAGGGGGCGTGTTTGAGGGATCCAAAACCAATTGACTGCCTGAAGGAGCAATAAAAACTTAGTAAAATCTTAACATACATTATTGTAATAGCAACAGTTTCCTGTGTGTATTGATGCTGAATTTTTATGACATTATCAATGTCGAAGTTTTGACCTCTTAAgactgtttttccttttccatgCAGCTTGGAACTAAGTGAAGTTGGGCCATAAACCCCGGATTGCCGCTACGTCCATTGAGCTGGCTCTGCAAAACTATAACCgccgctgcttcaggatcagagcAGACATTATAGGCCCTGTATCCTTGTACAGTCACGGTTTACCCTGCTGCATTTTCTCCCTTCCCACTCTCCCGCTGACCTGTGCTCACTTCACActataacaataaacaccaacactgaTAAGAAATTACTATGACCCGTACAGGACTTgacatttaatttgtgtttttttgtttgagtCGCATTGAGTTTGAGATATGTATTTAAACAAATTGCCCCCACTGCTGAAATAAATCGTAGAGGAAACACCTCTGCTCTTCTTTAACTGGCATGCATTCAGAGTAAACTTTATCTCTGCAGCTGCCCATGCTACCATATTTGAACAAGTGCTTTTATTGAATACTTGTCAATACAATTAACTGTCACCATAAGCAGCCTGCATCTAACATTCCCTCAATGAAACATACGATTATTGTATATATTGCATGCACTTTTACCAgcaccacacacgcacacaaatatgcCGATGCAATACCACATAGTTAATAATAAACAAGATCAGAAAAAAGTACCAAACTGATTTGCACCGAACTTGGTGCAGAGATGGTCCAGGGAAGAACCCAATAACTTTTGGTGCAGGTTCTGAGATCCTGACTCATACAGATGATGAGAGTGCAGGTAAGTAGACTGGGAAGAATAGAAAGAATCCTATCCAACAGATGTTTAACAAAGTACCAGTGCATGAGGTATGAGGGCAATGTTATGCTGTTTGTGTATAATAAGTAATGCAGACCGTCCATTGCAGGCAACTCTTAACATGTAACCAGGTCAATACAGTTTAAATTTGAAACACTGTAATGGCACCTTTCCTGAACCCTGAAGGGATTGATGCATTACTGGCCCTGCTTAGACCTTatagggatagttcacagaaaaataaaaattcactcattatctactcactactatgccgatggagggatggttgaagtgtctgagtccacaaaacacttctggagtctcatgGGTAAATGGCGTTACATATATACCCCTCGTtttgagttgaatatgaatgtcggggctagCGAACACGTGGTtgacaccacatgagcagtatgTAGGCCTGTTATCAGGGCTggtctttcctacaggcgacataggcggttgcctagggcgccacTCAGCAAAAAACTCTGCctagcaaaaaaatatatttatttttataaaaaatgtttttgctcGGCGCAGCTTTTGGCGCCCCCTTCTGTATGTGGTATGGccaaaaatattgtatttaattactttagtAATTTAAGTAGATTCATTAGAGAAATCAGTtaatgacagcagcactcaTTGCCTtgaaggccgaattatagtcctgcggaaggccacgcagttgcatcgacggactcgttttggtttatgcttctctaatgtgttgcgcgtgttgcaacgcaattcaccgccagaacactaggcggagtaacgttgtttgtcgaagacaaaacacacaaagaagagacgtcttcttcttcgtcgactgtttatttagatcgccactccggctcctcatagcctatttcttgc
It encodes:
- the c18h6orf136 gene encoding uncharacterized protein C6orf136 homolog isoform X1 — encoded protein: MAVCRGVLAFWMGCVGSHGRRQLIKKRSWTLNQAVNWFWIPQTRPLSSASWALEPPNSLRYQNIKQPVLSHPFHNVSHLQREGYYEEDLEEFLRVCVLLQQGESDGLHTLLEIPLFSHIKLREILALGAHKSSEFSFPLTMVNGSREDDISMDSFKKERTDAITRKQGCFRSLFEAERCPAPFVCGSHYYCFHCPGTEPVACSELKSKRLGIGLDEKPVELPLLHPTTLCSHTEREEDGYTKGDTEEEEKLAVMYERLGIELPSFFIKNHDYTMYSKDIEFLNGLMNTKTRGRVLYQLILSLWRLLCVFYYSEAQLEVLKLTKHMEDRTIKARWRIRGLPFHSVLRFYRKDKSHLYRSYDAFSTFYIGQDGLIHCHKVEKMMPAQPPVAPRITSLMAGAVALGVQEHRPALNLLPLFLSSLRHTRN
- the c18h6orf136 gene encoding uncharacterized protein C6orf136 homolog isoform X2, with product MAMVSIGAVNWFWIPQTRPLSSASWALEPPNSLRYQNIKQPVLSHPFHNVSHLQREGYYEEDLEEFLRVCVLLQQGESDGLHTLLEIPLFSHIKLREILALGAHKSSEFSFPLTMVNGSREDDISMDSFKKERTDAITRKQGCFRSLFEAERCPAPFVCGSHYYCFHCPGTEPVACSELKSKRLGIGLDEKPVELPLLHPTTLCSHTEREEDGYTKGDTEEEEKLAVMYERLGIELPSFFIKNHDYTMYSKDIEFLNGLMNTKTRGRVLYQLILSLWRLLCVFYYSEAQLEVLKLTKHMEDRTIKARWRIRGLPFHSVLRFYRKDKSHLYRSYDAFSTFYIGQDGLIHCHKVEKMMPAQPPVAPRITSLMAGAVALGVQEHRPALNLLPLFLSSLRHTRN